One part of the Rutidosis leptorrhynchoides isolate AG116_Rl617_1_P2 chromosome 1, CSIRO_AGI_Rlap_v1, whole genome shotgun sequence genome encodes these proteins:
- the LOC139886406 gene encoding uncharacterized protein, with product MLGKKETAVLYSLLKDGEKRPFEDILTDFTLKIPRTLHLRFCSSLVILLEDSLKFLKPAERLVGFSLLYHAYSSPRSSTNPYISLLLNTAADEKTENFEKAFILHLLSGTKEVLKLSAAEFISKFDPSSQTLSLDQLKQQYNDKTHPEPFNCFFKNVAIKNVIPDPDVPRGCDINSPEFDFQPGVNPKIGSGDRDETVMGLLQTSSLEGLYPRWTRPRPPRLPVLEGELVWVNPDNIHEPLWDFGMCADKSRGAAVRELIDKALKGPLAPPQQEEVLVELTSDPKLVYHCGLTPRKLPELVENNPLIAVEVLIKLINSPEIPNYYTVLVNMDMSLHSMEVVNRLTQAVELPREFVRMYITNCISSCQNIKDKYMQNRLVRLVCVFLQSLIRNKIIDVQDVLIEVQAFCIEFSRIREAAALFRLLKAME from the coding sequence ATGCTTGGGAAAAAGGAAACAGCTGTTTTGTATTCCCTGCTAAAAGATGGTGAGAAACGACCATTTGAAGATATCTTGACTGATTTCACCTTGAAGATCCCTCGCACGCTACATCTTAGATTCTGCTCTTCACTTGTCATTCTTTTGGAAGACTCGTTAAAGTTTCTAAAACCTGCAGAGCGTTTGGTTGGATTTAGTTTACTATATCATGCATATTCCTCTCCACGATCATCCACCAATCCCTACATCTCTTTGCTTCTAAATACTGCAGCAGATGAAAAAACTGAAAATTTTGAAAAGGCGTTTATTCTTCATCTTTTAAGTGGTACCAAAGAAGTATTGAAATTATCAGCTGCAGAATTCATCAGTAAATTCGACCCTTCATCTCAAACATTGTCACTCGACCAGCTAAAGCAACAGTATAATGACAAAACTCATCCCGAGCCATTCAATTGTTTCTTCAAAAATGTTGCGATTAAAAATGTGATACCGGACCCAGATGTTCCCCGTGGGTGTGACATTAATTCTCCCGAGTTTGACTTTCAGCCTGGAGTCAACCCCAAGATTGGATCTGGTGATCGAGATGAAACTGTAATGGGACTGCTACAAACTTCTTCATTAGAAGGATTATATCCACGTTGGACTAGACCCCGTCCACCTAGACTCCCGGTTCTTGAAGGAGAATTGGTTTGGGTTAACCCCGACAACATTCATGAACCACTTTGGGATTTTGGGATGTGTGCCGACAAGAGCCGCGGTGCAGCTGTTCGTGAGCTAATTGACAAAGCATTGAAAGGCCCGCTTGCTCCACCCCAACAAGAAGAAGTTTTGGTTGAGTTAACATCTGACCCAAAATTGGTGTATCATTGTGGGTTAACTCCAAGAAAATTACCAGAATTGGTTGAGAATAATCCACTCATAGCTGTTGAAGTTTTAATCAAATTGATAAATTCACCTGAAATCCCAAATTACTACACCGTTCTTGTGAACATGGACATGAGTCTTCATTCAATGGAAGTTGTGAATCGGTTAACCCAAGCGGTTGAATTACCAAGAGAGTTTGTGCGTATGTACATAACCAACTGTATATCGTCTTGTCAGAATATCAAGGACAAGTACATGCAGAACCGGCTGGTGAGGCTCGTTTGTGTTTTTCTACAAAGTTTGATCAGAAACAAGATTATCGACGTTCAAGATGTTCTCATTGAGGTTCAGGCGTTCTGTATCGAGTTCTCACGGATTCGTGAAGCAGCGGCCTTGTTTAGGCTTCTTAAGGCCATGGAATGA
- the LOC139857250 gene encoding uncharacterized protein: MDREWGSKPGSGGAASAQNEAIDRRERLRRLALETIDLAKDPYFMRNHLGSYECKLCLTLHNNEGNYLAHTQGKRHQTNLAKRAAREAKDAPAQPQPHKRKVNFRKSVKIGRPGYRVTKQFDPETKQRSLLFQIEYPEIEDLTKPRHRFMSSFEQKVESFDKRYQYLLFAAEPYETIGFKVPSTEIDKSTPKFFSHWDPDSKMFTLQLYFKVKPPETNKPPAAANNGTSAPGVPPPPPPQQAPPPPPPASQGPPMGNPPRGPPPGSLPPPPPPTGNGPRPMPPGGNMPAPPPPVGSGMPNFTPRLPMPPPPQGFQGQQMQNQGLRPPPPPPPQ; this comes from the exons ATGGATCGAGAATGGGGTTCTAAACCAGGTAGCGGTGGTGCGGCATCGGCTCAAAATGAAGCCATCGACCGTCGTGAACGGCTTCGTCGGCTTGCTCTTGAGACTATTGATCTTGCTAAAGATCCCTATTTCATGCGCAATCATCTCGGAAG TTATGAGTGTAAGCTGTGCTTAACATTGCATAATAATGAGGGGAATTATTTAGCACATACACAAGGGAAAAGACATCAGACGAATTTGGCGAAACGAGCTGCTCGTGAAGCGAAAGATGCGCCTGCGCAACCGCAACCtcataagcgtaaagtaaattttcGCAAGTCAG TTAAGATTGGTCGACCTGGCTACCGAGTGACAAAGCAATTTGATCCGGAGACAAAACAAAGATCTTTGCTATTCCAG ATTGAGTATCCTGAAATTGAAGATCTTACGAAACCAAGACATCGATTCATGTCATCCTTCGAACAG AAGGTCGAATCTTTTGACAAGAGATACCAGTATCTTCTATTTGCAGCTGAACCATACGAGACAATTGGTTTCAAG GTTCCGAGTACAGAAATTGACAAGTCTACTCCCAAGTTCTTTTCTCACTGGGATCCAGATTCTAAAATGTTTACG TTGCAATTGTACTTCAAGGTAAAGCCACCAGAGACAAATAAACCTCCAGCTGCAGCAAACAACGGAACATCGGCTCCAGGTGTCCCACCACCACCGCCACCTCagcaagctccaccaccacctccGCCTGCATCACAAGGTCCTCCAATGGGGAACCCTCCTAGGGGTCCACCACCCGGTTCTTTGCCGCCGCCACCACCTCCAACGGGAAATGGCCCTAGACCTATGCCACCTGGCGGAAACATGCCTGCACCACCTCCTCCTGTTGGCAGTGGCATGCCCAACTTTACACCTAGGCTTCCAATGCCGCCACCGCCACAAGGGTTTCAAGGGCAGCAAATGCAGAATCAAGGTCTCCGCCCACCACCGCCGCCACCACCACAGTAA